One genomic window of Lentisphaera araneosa HTCC2155 includes the following:
- a CDS encoding sensor histidine kinase gives MPLKIISIFSFIILIPSLSIFYLGSRLNESEESMLRARYYAAEEERLELAVNQSTLILEKLEKGLLPLLKKTAMDNESINELSSSSIYIKHLFILNPKGKIIYPLSSSEALTPREADFLERNDHILRDPQTYSNSQDKSTGWYSWYAGKNLNLILWTQTSDQFTVGVELHHDRLISEIIKNIPDKLSEESYQLVLRSAESQLYRSSTEPSTYSNILKAELPAPLQSFQFAYHFNEPVFISPLRQYFLIGFSLLTALSLSGICFLLYRERRRNILESTQRVNFANQVSHELKTPLTNIRMYAELLQNRLDDEDPKVMKRLNVIITESHRLSRMINNVLNFAKWEKGKIFIKTDEVIPDQICTDTLSKFDLAFHKKKLTINSHLNASKSILADPDLFTQIMGNLFSNIEKYVPDNCTIDISSLQTEKQTEIIVQDNGHGIPKKHHGKIFQSFYRISNQMSDGVTGTGIGLAIARDFARAHGGELELIPSQEGACFKLTLPNLGNIS, from the coding sequence ATGCCCTTAAAAATCATCAGTATTTTTTCTTTCATCATTCTCATTCCGAGTCTGAGTATTTTTTATTTGGGCTCTCGCCTCAATGAATCTGAAGAAAGCATGCTAAGAGCACGCTACTACGCTGCTGAAGAAGAAAGACTTGAACTCGCCGTCAATCAATCGACCCTCATTTTGGAAAAGCTTGAAAAGGGTTTGCTGCCCTTGCTCAAGAAGACGGCTATGGATAATGAGTCCATCAATGAATTGAGTAGCTCGAGCATTTATATCAAACACCTCTTTATTTTGAACCCCAAGGGTAAAATCATTTATCCACTTTCATCTAGTGAAGCCCTGACGCCTCGAGAAGCTGATTTTTTAGAAAGAAACGATCATATTTTGCGAGATCCCCAAACTTATTCAAATAGCCAAGATAAATCCACTGGCTGGTATTCCTGGTATGCAGGTAAAAACTTAAATCTCATATTATGGACTCAAACAAGTGACCAATTCACTGTTGGTGTAGAACTCCATCATGATAGACTCATCAGTGAGATTATTAAAAACATCCCTGATAAACTTAGTGAAGAATCCTACCAACTCGTTTTAAGAAGTGCTGAATCACAGCTTTATCGTTCTTCGACGGAACCAAGCACTTACTCGAATATCTTAAAGGCTGAGCTGCCTGCCCCGCTCCAATCCTTTCAGTTTGCCTACCATTTTAATGAACCTGTTTTTATTTCTCCACTCAGGCAATACTTCCTTATTGGCTTTAGTTTATTAACTGCTTTAAGCCTTTCTGGTATTTGTTTCTTGCTCTATCGCGAACGTCGTAGAAACATTCTTGAGTCGACGCAACGAGTCAACTTTGCCAACCAAGTTAGCCACGAACTCAAGACTCCGCTCACCAACATTCGAATGTATGCTGAACTTTTACAAAACCGTTTAGACGATGAAGACCCCAAAGTAATGAAACGGCTCAATGTCATCATCACTGAATCACATCGGCTCTCTCGGATGATTAATAACGTCCTCAATTTTGCAAAATGGGAGAAAGGCAAAATTTTTATTAAAACTGATGAAGTTATTCCCGACCAAATTTGTACTGATACACTAAGTAAATTTGATTTAGCGTTCCATAAGAAAAAATTGACGATTAATAGCCACCTCAACGCAAGTAAAAGCATCCTTGCCGATCCCGATTTATTCACCCAAATCATGGGTAATCTTTTTAGTAATATAGAAAAATATGTACCAGACAATTGCACTATTGACATAAGTTCACTACAAACCGAAAAACAAACCGAAATCATTGTTCAAGATAATGGTCATGGGATCCCTAAAAAACACCACGGTAAAATTTTCCAATCATTTTACCGAATTTCTAATCAAATGTCCGACGGAGTTACCGGAACAGGGATTGGCTTAGCTATTGCCCGCGATTTTGCTCGTGCACATGGTGGTGAACTCGAACTCATACCTTCACAAGAAGGCGCCTGCTTTAAATTAACTTTACCCAACTTAGGAAACATTTCATGA
- a CDS encoding response regulator transcription factor: protein MKVLIAEDDILIREGLVDIFEDEGYQIAEAANGREALDLYHNEKPDFICLDIMMPEINGYDVCREIRKVDSDIPVIFLSAKSQEEDKLQGFELGADDYITKPFGIKEVIARVRAVTRRCLKSTSTTQRTFSMADLTINPKGLSCTREEHVIELGLRDIKILEHLYKHANEAVSRQQLFQSCWEMEFTGNTRSIDQKISQLRKLVELDPQSPQIIQTAHGVGYIYKA, encoded by the coding sequence ATGAAAGTACTTATTGCCGAAGATGACATACTCATCCGCGAAGGCCTTGTCGATATCTTTGAAGACGAAGGCTACCAAATTGCGGAAGCCGCAAATGGCCGTGAAGCCCTCGATCTTTACCACAATGAAAAACCCGACTTTATCTGTCTAGATATTATGATGCCAGAAATCAATGGTTACGATGTCTGTCGCGAAATTCGCAAAGTTGATTCAGATATACCCGTCATCTTCCTTAGTGCCAAGTCGCAAGAAGAAGATAAACTCCAGGGCTTTGAATTGGGTGCTGATGATTACATAACAAAACCCTTTGGGATTAAAGAAGTCATTGCACGCGTTAGAGCGGTAACGAGACGCTGTCTTAAGTCCACTAGTACAACACAAAGAACCTTCTCTATGGCTGACCTAACAATCAATCCTAAGGGCTTAAGCTGTACACGTGAAGAGCACGTGATTGAATTAGGTTTGAGAGATATAAAAATCCTTGAACACCTTTATAAGCACGCAAACGAAGCCGTATCACGCCAGCAGCTCTTTCAATCCTGTTGGGAAATGGAGTTCACGGGTAATACACGCTCCATTGACCAAAAAATATCACAACTACGTAAACTCGTTGAACTCGATCCGCAATCACCTCAAATCATCCAAACGGCTCATGGTGTGGGCTATATTTACAAAGCTTAA